The nucleotide sequence ATATGTACATGatgataataatgatgataccTGCTGTTGTCATGACGATTCTTCAGTCTAGGGTGAAGAGGACTTTGTGGGAAGTTTATTCTgaataaactttttttccaTGATGCTCTGGTCGTGTTTTTCTTCtactgccctctctcctcttctgccctctacgctttcctcctccctccactctttcctcctccctctactctcccccttaccctctcctccagccctctactctctcctctctcctccagccctctactctctcctctctcctcctgccctctctcctcctgccctctctcttctcttcctgccctctactctctcctctctcatcctgccctctactctctcctctctcctcctgccctctactctctcttcctgctctctctcctcctgccctctctcttctcttcctgccctctcctctctcctcttgccctctattctctcctcctgccctctctcttctcttcctgccctctcctctctcccccttccctctactctctcctcctgcactttctcttctcttcctgccctctactctctcctctctcctcctgccttctactctctcctctctcctcctgccctctactctctcctctccccctgccctattctctctccacctgccctctactctgtccccctgccctctctcatcctgccctctctcctcttctgccctctactctctcctcctgccctctatCCTCTTCTGCCCTCTACTCTCTTttgccctctactctctcctctccccctgccctattctctctccccctgccctctactctgtccccctgccctctctcctcttctgccctctagtctctccttttttgccctctactctctcctcctgccctatctcctcttctgccctctattctctcctctctccccctgccttctactctctcctctcttcctgccctattctctcttccccttgcCCTCTActctagggagtcagatggctcatcagaaggttgttggttcgattcccggccgtgccaaaaatgacgttgtaccctacttgccttgggggaatgtccctgtacttaatgtaagtcagtctctctggataagagcgtctgctaaatgacaaaatgtaaatgtccccctgccctctctcctcttctgccctctactctctcctcttctgccaTCTACTCTCGTttgccctctactctctcctcctgccctctctactCTTCTGccctctagtctctcctcttttgccctctactctctccttctgccctcTATCCTCCTGCCCTATCTCTTTTCTTCCTGTCCtctactctcttctctcctcctgccttctactctcctcctgccctctgccctctcctctcctctctcctcctgccctctactCTCGTCCTGCCCTCTACTCTCTCAtcacctctactctctccctcccccctacagcTGAAATATGAAACCAAACCACCTATGTAGCCTATGGGAATAATTCTTATTGTTATTTTGACCTAAACAAGTGGTGATCGTGTTCCGGGTGGGCTGGTGTTGAGAGACTGTGAGAGGTGCTGTCCTCTCTGTTTAGAGGATCCCATCTGTGATAAATGCACACGGTCGTCATGGCAGTCAGGTTTATTTTTACTAGCGTAATTAGCATCTGCTAGCGACATCTCTGACCTCCGACCCCTGTAGACACACGGCAGGCTGGGCGGCTATAACACCTGCTCCTTGGGGAAGTGTAAAGTGAGGCAGGTTAATAATATATtcataatgtgttcatttagcagacacgttTATCCAAAGAGACGTACAGAAGGGGATTTGAACgtacaacctcttgatctgcagttaaaTGCTCTAAGAGAGCTGTACCCACCTAGGACCTTGAACCAGCCTGGATAACAAGGTCCATGACTGGAGGAACATATTAGCATGTGTTTATCTGGTGTCAgcaggaaaagggagaggaggtggagaggaaaaaGGTTCCTGTCTACCTGTTCTAGCAGCACTAGACAgactaacctgtctgtctttctacctCTGTGTTAGCAGgacctttctttctgtctacaTGTCTCTACCTGTGTGTTAGAAggacatgcctgtctgtctacctgtctgtctgcctacctgtgTGTTAGCAGGACCTGTGTTAGCAGAACCTGTGTGTCTACAGGacctgtctacctgtgtgttggcaaggcctgtctctctctacctgtttgtttgtctacccgtctgtctgtctgtccaaacTTGTGTTAGCAGAGCCTGGTTGTCGGTATGGTAGGACAGCAGCTGTTTCCCACTAGTAGATCTGCTGCTGCTACACACATCTGACCTTTCAGAAATAGAAACCGGGCCCTCCCACCACCaaaccccctaaccccccccccccccccccctcttgtaTAAGCTAGTctctgagggagaggaagaggggggcagAATTTACAGACCAAAATTAGCTGCTGGACAAACACAGCACAAACCTCCCAGTCTAACTGATAAGTCTAATACACTGTCAGTACTGACCCCACTCTTTTAACATGGCTGCCCATGTACTGTTAAGTTCTCTATACTTACAACTGTAAACTAGATTCCATGGAGGGagaaacaatattttttattaCTGGCAGAAAACCATAAAACATCTCACAATGTTATAATTCAAACACACCTCTTACATGAAAACAGAAATACATCAATATGAGGTGTTAAAATCTAGATGGACAATTTGTTAACATTATCACATGTAAGATCTCACACATTCAACAGGTCTGACAGGTCAACAGGTCTCTATGTGAGTCACAATAAAAAGGAAAGAACGGACACTTGAGAACGGATGGCTTGTTGAGGGTTGGAGTCAGGGGTCACGGTAATGGACCATTCAGGAAATCCATCTTGTAAACTCTTCAAGGTGCATGATGGTGCATCATGATGGTGTCAGGGTTCAAGGGTGATGGTTCATGGTTCATGGTTCAAGTCAAGGTTCAGGGGTCATGGTAGGGGCCAGGGTTTATGATAGGGTCATGATAGGAGTCTAGGGTCTTGGTGGGGgtcgggtcaggggtcatggtaAAATCTTAGGGTCTTggtgggggtcagggttaaTGGTAGGGTCATGACAGGAGTCAAGGGTCTTGGTGGGGGTCAGGGGTTGTGGTATCTCAGGTCATCATATCCcagagacagcagcagcagagggcTGTCCAGCAGGCGGTGAGAcacgcctccccccctcctcctcctcctcctcctcctcctcctcttccctctgaccGCCTGTCCTCCACCACATACACTGGGGAACACAAAGGAGGACAGGAATATTCTACCGCTTCCTACCTCACACATCTGggactcctctcatcctcctctcctctctcttccctggctcctgcttcctctctctctatctctctctctctctctctctttcctgtttacttatatccctccatctctcgcttctctctcctcccctctaattTATTCTCTTCAGTACATCTTGTCCTCTCATTTGTTCGTCTCCCCAGCCCCTGGCtcaactctcccctccctctacctgttcctcactctgcccttcctcctcttcctctctctaccctgtcTTTTTTATTCCTAatactccatctctcttttttcgccatctctcctctcatctgttCATTCGTTCATCCTCCAGGCATTCTGCTCACCTGTGTTCTTAGCAGGGTCTCCGTACATGGGAGCCCCAGGGGAGCCATCCTGCCAGCCgtactgggggtgggggggccctggggggggcACCTGGTACCCCTGGTACCCCGGCTGGGCCTGGTAGACTCCTGGGGGCCCGGGGGGGAAGGAGCCGGCTGGATAGGCCTGGGTCTGGTATCCCTGGGTGGGGTAGGCCTGTGGCTGGGGGGCGTAAGCTGGGTCTGGGTACCCTGGCTGGGTTTGGTAGGCTGGGGCCATGGGGCCAGGGTAGCCCGGGGCGGTGGGGGGCGGCACACCCCCATAGGGGGGGGGCTGCTCGTAGTTcatctggggagggagggatgtggaggaagAGTAGTTGAAACAAGGGGGGAATTTCTCAGCCTTCATTTATAAAACAAGCAGGTAAATATTTTGTTTGCatccttcactccctctttctctggccctcttctctctctctctcattcatggAGTCACCGTCAGGAGTCTTGCATCTACATATTGTTCTGGGCACCAAAAAtatgcagatagacaggcatacagacagacatcagacatAAATGTGATGAGTCAAGGCACAGTGTCCATAATCTCTGTCATGTGTCAGAAACACCATGAGACTGGAACACTGGTCACAACCAGGCCTTTAAATGGAATTACTCCATCTGGTGACAGAGATAACTACTGGAGCTTGACGGAATCTTCTATCTGCTCACCACAGTCATTCAGGAGTAAATCTGTATGGTTTATTGTCACTAGGAGTCGTTGGGCTGGATGTGTATAAGCTGAGCGCCTCTGCTGACGGCTGCAAACGGTCTGAATGAACGCCTTGTGGAGGCCAAGACAGAGACTGCCTGCTCTGCCTTGTGACCAAcactgtgagtgtatgtgtgagaaaagacaagagagagagaggaggataaacAGAACACATTCCTGCTTCTAATTCGACCGAACATGTGTAAAATTACAGTAGCGGCTCCGCTAGAAATTTTGCGACTGTTTCAGTGGCTCTCCATATGGCATCTGATTCTCATGTTCACTGCCATAAATTAGAATTTATCATCATGGATATATATTTCCTATTACTTTAACCCCATCTCCCGATTGTTAAAACATCACTCAAAACCAATCACATAAGTTAGCCTACACGGCCGATAGGTTGGAAACAACCTAGTTTAGTTGTCTATAAAAATACATAGGCTaatgcataaataaataaatcacaaTTTACCTTTGGGGCTGGAGAACTGAATTGGGGTGTACCCTCGTTCCGACTGAAGACAAGATAACCTTTTTTACTCTTCTTGATTTgaattatataaaaataaacatttccagAAGACAGTTGACTGCGTTTTTTAATCCCAGTCGCTCAGGGGAGTTCTGTTGCCGTAACTTGCTGATCGGTAACTCGACGACGGAGAGACAGCTGATCCGCGACGGTGGGAAAGAAGTTGATAGACAAACGACAGACTCCGTCCGAACACTCGCAAAAGTAGCGTTTCTTCCGCTGCTCTTTCCGGTTCAACCGGTCAGGTGTAAATTGTAGCCCAGCCTACTGGTCTACTGATCTATAGTAACAGTAAAGTTTATCATTCAATTAAACAAACGATAATGAGGACTAGCTCAACTCAACAGAAGAGAAAACCGAAGTGAATGTACCGGACGCCGTGTCAGGCCTCTGTCACCTGACTTAGTTTTAAATTTGCACCTCGTGGCCTTTTGACTCCCGTTAGCCTACCTCACGCCCTCATCCTTCACGAATGATTAAACCATAGGTCAGGGGCGTcgttatactggggcacgtgccccagtataaatctgctgtgccccagtaaaatcaaaagtttgagttttaacaatttactttattagtcagtgcattcatttatatTGAGAATCCctgaaaaaataaacgcagtatcccaatcatcgcttgtaaaagtgtttaaccgaaaacacaaaccgatgcatgcagaattccatgtcagagCGCTCTTTTGAGCTTGCAAATAgtcactgcagcacgcacacagaagtccaggggcCTCTGTATAAACGttgtacgcacaaaaagcttgcgtacgctggttttcacgcacactttgtgatgtataaagatttacttgacgtgagaatgtgcgggcgtcacggaaacttttgagcagacgtgagaatgtgcggaccgtccgcaaagtccaaggaccatggcagaaattaagaagaaatggtccgatgtaaaactttaaattaagaaacgagtggtggtacatcgtaacagcatggcaactatagggttagcgtgacatgcatttacAGAGTGATTTGtcattcgtttgacaccctaaagtttaacagaagttatttagtggtggcggattaaacagaaggctatatagcatttcccgttttgggttttggcattttgatgtgatcatccacattaatgatcaaacttgtATTAGGTAgcccaaatattttttttgaatAACTAACGTTATGCCTACGTATGACAGAaactgtagtggaaactttattttgtaatgtttggtgagtttcgacacagttagaattcgccatgttacagagccagacaagactttgcggacggtccgcacattctcacgtctgctcaaaagtttccgtgacggcccgcacattctcacgtcaagtaaatctttaaacatcacaccgtgtgcgtgaaaaccagcgtacgcaagctttttgtgcgtacgcaacgtttacgAGGCCCCAGGTGtcagactcggcacacaagtcagaattgaggtaggctaagaaaacattacaaaactaaatatattttctaaataggcctaccgatcatattattttgactaaaacataaaaacgaaATTACTTGaagcgctcaaatgaatgccaaGAAATGTGCGGGCaagcattaactattgatgtccctgccaaagctgatatcaaacttgggTCCCTGAACTCTTGtttagtgggttaagcaaggggagtttctatatcctagtagtgcattgtgcgcggcaaacttgaaaaaaaaaagaagggataTGAATAAGGGCCTgcgccccagtagagttttatgtctaacaacgcttCTGCCATAGGTGTAAGCAGATTGATTTTATTGTGAATCGTTTCATAACAAGTGGTTAAATCCCTTTATCATACCTGCCTATCTTTGCGTGGGGAAAAACAATGTGCGGTTTGTAACAAAATGACGCTCACTAAAGCGTTCCAGATCATTTCCCGGTCTGTAGGACATAGACCATCAATAACTAATGCAGATCATCAGCAGCATTAACTCCATTGGAAGGTTTTCTGTCGCTACAACATGTTCTTATTAATAAAGGTGAGTTACTACCAGATCATAATTTCACATAAGGAATCACAAATTGTTTCAAGGTTTTCCAGAGGGATAGGAGACCAGAGGTTTTATTTAAGTGCAGTTGCAAAGTGCAGTTGCAGACTAGTTTAATGCATTCAATCTTCTTCTAACTTACAGTCACTGATTAACATGGCAACATTGTTATGCCACCAATACTTTCATCGATTGTCacacagttagctagctaaaacagataatcaaaaaaaTACTTTACAACAGTCTCTATTGGCCTACAGTGCAAGTTTTAATTCTGGATATTTTATGCAAGTTATTGAATTACGTGCTTCTTAATTTACCTTTAACATGCATAAAAGGTTTAAGTTCCCAAATGAGCACACATGACCTACTTAACGTAACCTATAAACTAATTTTCCTGTGCTTTCAGTAGTAGAGTAATTGACATACCAGGAAGAAATTATGTATCTTGTTCATTAAATTAATTACTTTTATCACAATCAAATTCAATTTCTTATTTCTTCATTTCAGACAGAAATAAATGGGAATTCCCTCCTCTGTGGACACAGTCCAGAGAAGAAGAGGTCATGAAGCTTAGGATGTTCTGGACTGAAATTAAATGATGCCATTTTGTTGTCACGGCAACCTCACTCACTGTCATATCAACCAGACTACTGGTTCCTAATCTTTCCACTGAAACAGCAGAACAGGGGAATGTTGGAAGGAAAGAACCAGAAGTTGATGTGGCGAGCAATCACAATTTTGTGCACACAGAAGCCACCAGGACAAGACAATTAACTCGCAATCTTCCAGAAGATGGTCTAGTACGTGACAACATGGTTTATTCCAGATGACATGGAATGTGACCAGAACACAggtgtatttgtatgttgttTTTACAGCTAGGTcagtggtgtgggtgtggttaGGTAGGATCAGGGGTGTGGTCactggtgtggggtgtgtggctTGGCTGGGATCAGGGGGTGTGGTCACTGGTGTGGGGTGC is from Osmerus eperlanus chromosome 27, fOsmEpe2.1, whole genome shotgun sequence and encodes:
- the LOC134014036 gene encoding cysteine-rich and transmembrane domain-containing protein 1-like isoform X2, with the translated sequence MNYEQPPPYGGVPPPTAPGYPGPMAPAYQTQPGYPDPAYAPQPQAYPTQGYQTQAYPAGSFPPGPPGVYQAQPGYQGYQVPPPGPPHPQYGWQDGSPGAPMYGDPAKNTVYVVEDRRSEGRGGGGGGGGGGGEACLTACWTALCCCCLWDMMT
- the LOC134014036 gene encoding cysteine-rich and transmembrane domain-containing protein 1-like isoform X1, which gives rise to MTVMNYEQPPPYGGVPPPTAPGYPGPMAPAYQTQPGYPDPAYAPQPQAYPTQGYQTQAYPAGSFPPGPPGVYQAQPGYQGYQVPPPGPPHPQYGWQDGSPGAPMYGDPAKNTVYVVEDRRSEGRGGGGGGGGGGGEACLTACWTALCCCCLWDMMT